Below is a genomic region from Culicoides brevitarsis isolate CSIRO-B50_1 chromosome 2, AGI_CSIRO_Cbre_v1, whole genome shotgun sequence.
CATCATCGTGTCATTCTAAAACTTCGTAAATCGTGCAACGAACTAAATGCAGAACAAATGGGAAAACTTGCAGTCATGCTTTTGAACTGCCAATCTTCTCACGAGGGACGACAAATGTTTCTATGTAGCGAAAATATGTCACTGAAAGATTGCACGCAAGATATGAGTCCGGAAGTATGGAACGCGTATCATCTGATAACGAATCGAGTAAAAGCTGTCTGCGCTACTGTACGACACGAACAATTTCGAGGATTAACTGAACTAACTGTCAATAAGTTAATGACGACAGCTCACGAACAACTTGGCATGATGCAAAATTTGCAAGATAATcagaaaaagttgaatgagTTGACGGGACAAGCGATCGAtgaaatgcaagaaaatagtgaaaaactGATATCACAACAAAATGATTTAATGTTACTGAGTTCGACGCAACGAGCAAAGTTGGAATCTAATTTGAAAGAATTGGTTCGTGAAAAAAGTTTGATCAGAAGTGGTCAAGTAGAAGTTGCAAATTTGCTTACAggattaaaagcaaaaattgacgAGTCACTGAAGCAACTTGAAACTCAAGCAGCACGTTCAAAACTTCAATACAATTCAATTATTGATGATTTACAAGCAAGTGCTGGTCGTATCACAGATCAAATTGACAAAACCAAAGCTACCATATCCTCGCATCAAGAATCGACATTAGAACAGTACGAATACACTATGGAACAACTTAAGAAGATGAATGCTACCATTTATGATTTAGCTTACATCGTATCTGGACTTCAAAAGGATTTTGAGCAAAAACTAACATGGATTTCAGAGAAAATTGGAGGCACAGATTATCTCGTTAATCGTTTGAACGTCATCCTGTTTCACTTTGTATATCTTCTGATGGGCATGTTATGTCTGGTTTTCGTGAATGCCGATACCTTTTCACGCCttgcatttattttcatgattcCTATTAATTTTATCGCAGCTATGTTAGATTATTACTCATTAGATGTCGTTAAATTGACAGCTACTATTCTAACATTAATCTTAACAAATTACCTCGTGAAATTCCTTCGTactaaaaatctaacaaaaatcTTCAGTATGGAAGAAACCATTGAAGATGTTACTGACAATGTTGGagataaaaaagaaacaaataacAATAGTTACTTTACGAAATATGAAAGTTACAAGGTATCAACTCCTCGAAACGGTGAATATAGAGGAAGAACTCCATTACAggattttctgaataaaacaGTTCTCGGTGACTCTGGAAGGAAAAGTGCTACTCCATTTAGTACAATAAGTAATGGACGAGTTCAGTGTATCGCTTCTACAAGTAGGGGAGGGCAATGTAGAAATGCAGCATTAGCTGATGGAGATTATTGTCGCGTACATCAACGACTAAAAGCAACACATGAAGACGATGAAAGTGATTCTCAATGAAACTAAACAtcacaactattttttttaagccagTGACATAGAATTAAGAAGTAACTTCAATTACTAACATAACCAAAggaatggaatttttattttaattttgaatgggctgttttttaaaactattttatctAAAGGACTAcggattttttatgattatttatttttgaaataattttgtatgtcCAGTATAagcataaattaataaatttaaactaaaaaacaagttttaagGCTGGAATTCGTGaaattcacttaattttttccacattttgaTCATGGCTGATTTCCATCCATGCAGTTTCCTCATctccttttttcttttcaatgaTATTCGTTTCcatcattgaaatttgatcgTCTCGTGTTACAATGCTATTAACTACCGTTTGAAATTCCTTCCAAGCAAACTCAATATCGCCTTCTTGCGGATCAATTCCAGCAATTACGAATCGAATAACGAACTTTCCATGGCAATTCGTTGGAgtcaaatacaaatttttacgttCATGCAACTTTTCAAGCAGAATTTTCGTCTTTTCACATCCTTCTGCCAAACGAAAGATCACGAGACCCATATAAGCGGGATAAGTCACTTCAAATCTGGGGTCTGTTCGTAACTTTTGTTCCAATGATTCAGCAAGTTGGATTCGTCTTCGAAgaatttcacatatttttgccTTTCCATACGAACGAAGGGTGAACCAAACCTTCAAAGCACGAAATCTTCGACCAAGCGAAATTTGCCAATGACGATAATCGGGCGCCAAACTTTGTCCTTGGAACTGATGTTGCAAATAAATGCGATCGACAGTGAAAGATTGCACGACAGAATCGCAATTTTGGAACCACATGGCGCAACAATCGAAATTAACGTGCATCAATTTGTGCAAATTGTAGTTGAAAGAGTCAGCGAGCTCAATTCCCTTCATTGCGTGTTGATATTCGGGCAAGCAGAAGAACGAACCAGCATATGCTGCATCAATATGGaaccaaatattatttttattgcaaatttctCCAAGTGCGGGGATATCATCGAAGGCACATGTACTTGTAGTTCCCATCGTAGAGATACAAACACATGGAATTAAGCCACGTGCGATATCCTCGTCAATCGCCTTTTGCAACGTTTCTCCACGCAAAACCCAATTTTCGTCTGTTGGCAAGAGACGCAAAGGAATTGCTCCCAAAATTCCTCCCTTTTCGACGCAACTGTTACTTTGATCACTCGAATATCCAACGAGTTTTGAACGAATGACACCTTCTTCCATATCAGGAAATTGCGATTTGATGCGACGAACGGTTTGTTCACGAGCTGTCAAAATTGCAACCAAAATAGATTCACTTGCAGATCCTTGAATGACACCTCCGCCGTTGCCGGGACCACAATTTAAGAAAGATTCCggcaaattaatgaattttccgagcCAATTCATCATGATGACTTCTAATTCGGTGCATGCTGGACTgcaaatctacaaaaaaaaatgataaaaaatcaaaaattaatcaaatttttaagatcattaagaaaatttcgataaaaaaaaaaccgaaaaatgacaaatctcACCCAACTAAACCCCACAACTCCCAATCCAGCTGAGATCATTTCCCCAACGACTGACGGAAAACATGTCGGTGTCGGAAAAAAGCCATGAAAATTCGGAGATTGCCAATGAGTGATACCCGGCATGATAAAATTCTCGAAatctttcatgatttttctccAACTTTCCGAATTTTCGGGCATTTCAGATGGCAAAAGGCCATGTAAGTATCCCGGTTCAACGGATGGCAATACAGGACGATCTCGAATTGTGTCCAAATAATTGGCGATAAAATCTATTGCTGTCTTGCCGAATTCACGAAACTCGTTAGAGTTcatttttaacggtaatttcACTTCAACAGTTGCATCAAAACTGAAGATGCAAcaggaaaattttccatttttatagaattatttACGTTTGCTTATATAATTTGTTTGCGGtagtaacaaattaatttttgtcaataaaaattttgattagaaTCTGAGACAGGCATGTGCTCAGGGAACACAAAAGAAttacattgtaaaaaaaaatattaaaaattgtggtttcagttttttttgaattagaaaaataaatttttatttaaaaaaataatattcataaaaaattgaaaaaagttatttagggccctaaaaagttgaaaataaatgaaaatttttcaaaatttaaacaaaagaaaaaaacattcgagtccaacaattttatttcaattacttTTCGCTTACATTTgaagataaattatttgaaaattttttttttaattttttttagaaaaaaaaattaaaatttttaagaaaaaattgaaaaaaattgttaagaaaaaattgaaaaaaattttttagaaaaaatttaaaaaaattttttagaaaaaaatgaaaaaaattttttaggaccttttcaattgatttaaattgaaaaaaaatataaatttttaagaaaaaatgccTCACTTATCGCTTGATATCATCTACGGCACtgacttttaacaaaaaaaatgaaggataACGTTCATAAGTTGATGAaacgtaataaatttaaaaaattattgttgaaatatttccataaatttcgtCATTTTATGATTCTGAGAAGTTTATCACAATTCCGAGTCATTTTTACACGTGTCTTGTTTTCCGTGACAAAATCgagcaaaacaaaaagaatGCGTGCGAGCGTCGTAATTGCCGTTGAACGAGTTATTACTGACGTGTAATTAACTCAAGTCACTTTGAATATCcgttattttagtaaaataagtcaaaaactcattaaaaaaaagctctTGACCATTCCACGACTCTTCTGCGGTTTCACTCAATAAtaagttttattcaaaaacataCCCAACTAAATCCTACAACTCCGAGTCCCGCTGAGATGACTTCTCCAACGATCGACGGAAATGATGTCTGCGTTGGGTAATAAGCGTGAAAATTGGGCGATTGCCAATGCGTCATTCCAGGCATGACAAAACGCTCCAAATCCTTCATAATTTCCTTCCAATCCTCCGAATTGTCAGGTATTTCCGTTGGGAGCAAGTCATGCAAATATCCCGGCTCAACGGATGGCAAAACGGGACGATCTCGAATGGTATCCAAATAATCCGCCACGAAATCGATCGCAGCCTTGCCAAACTCACGAAATTCCTCCGAATTCATGTTACGTGTGTGTGATTGATTGTAAAGCCGGCCAACAACTGAACGCGAAACGAGCGGTTTCAGTccttttataaagaaattcgTTTGTCTTGGTGTCGTTGTGGTTCGCGTGATCGCAACAAGCTTTAAAGTGCGActgaattcaattgaaaaaaatgacgagCAATGAAGTTCATGTCTTTCCTGTTTTGCGACACGTTGTTCTGGATTCAAATTCTGGTTATTTCtaaccaaaaattgttgatgtCAAGGTCAaggaaacaaaacaaaccttgagttaaacaaaaaatgtgcttCTGTCGCACGTTCTTAGATGCATGTAGTCACTTTTTCAGCTTAGACAAGAATTTTTGTGGTTTAGTCATTAATTACAAAGAACGTTAACCCGTTACTTTCTCGACTATGGCAACAGCTGATAACAGGTTCGACTGGAGTTG
It encodes:
- the LOC134830059 gene encoding 3,4-dihydroxyphenylacetaldehyde synthase-like isoform X2 → MNSEEFREFGKAAIDFVADYLDTIRDRPVLPSVEPGYLHDLLPTEIPDNSEDWKEIMKDLERFVMPGMTHWQSPNFHAYYPTQTSFPSIVGEVISAGLGVVGFSWICSPACTELEVIMMNWLGKFINLPESFLNCGPGNGGGVIQGSASESILVAILTAREQTVRRIKSQFPDMEEGVIRSKLVGYSSDQSNSCVEKGGILGAIPLRLLPTDENWVLRGETLQKAIDEDIARGLIPCVCISTMGTTSTCAFDDIPALGEICNKNNIWFHIDAAYAGSFFCLPEYQHAMKGIELADSFNYNLHKLMHVNFDCCAMWFQNCDSVVQSFTVDRIYLQHQFQGQSLAPDYRHWQISLGRRFRALKVWFTLRSYGKAKICEILRRRIQLAESLEQKLRTDPRFEVTYPAYMGLVIFRLAEGCEKTKILLEKLHERKNLYLTPTNCHGKFVIRFVIAGIDPQEGDIEFAWKEFQTVVNSIVTRDDQISMMETNIIEKKKGDEETAWMEISHDQNVEKIK
- the LOC134830058 gene encoding protein brambleberry-like encodes the protein MSRLRYFLLLSILLAGCAESAFLEYFFPNRDNFAKTTDLEAFPSVPYELEERDEKFLAEGAKLAQIQLSELDMCHHRVILKLRKSCNELNAEQMGKLAVMLLNCQSSHEGRQMFLCSENMSLKDCTQDMSPEVWNAYHLITNRVKAVCATVRHEQFRGLTELTVNKLMTTAHEQLGMMQNLQDNQKKLNELTGQAIDEMQENSEKLISQQNDLMLLSSTQRAKLESNLKELVREKSLIRSGQVEVANLLTGLKAKIDESLKQLETQAARSKLQYNSIIDDLQASAGRITDQIDKTKATISSHQESTLEQYEYTMEQLKKMNATIYDLAYIVSGLQKDFEQKLTWISEKIGGTDYLVNRLNVILFHFVYLLMGMLCLVFVNADTFSRLAFIFMIPINFIAAMLDYYSLDVVKLTATILTLILTNYLVKFLRTKNLTKIFSMEETIEDVTDNVGDKKETNNNSYFTKYESYKVSTPRNGEYRGRTPLQDFLNKTVLGDSGRKSATPFSTISNGRVQCIASTSRGGQCRNAALADGDYCRVHQRLKATHEDDESDSQ
- the LOC134830059 gene encoding 3,4-dihydroxyphenylacetaldehyde synthase 2-like isoform X1 — encoded protein: MNSNEFREFGKTAIDFIANYLDTIRDRPVLPSVEPGYLHGLLPSEMPENSESWRKIMKDFENFIMPGITHWQSPNFHGFFPTPTCFPSVVGEMISAGLGVVGFSWICSPACTELEVIMMNWLGKFINLPESFLNCGPGNGGGVIQGSASESILVAILTAREQTVRRIKSQFPDMEEGVIRSKLVGYSSDQSNSCVEKGGILGAIPLRLLPTDENWVLRGETLQKAIDEDIARGLIPCVCISTMGTTSTCAFDDIPALGEICNKNNIWFHIDAAYAGSFFCLPEYQHAMKGIELADSFNYNLHKLMHVNFDCCAMWFQNCDSVVQSFTVDRIYLQHQFQGQSLAPDYRHWQISLGRRFRALKVWFTLRSYGKAKICEILRRRIQLAESLEQKLRTDPRFEVTYPAYMGLVIFRLAEGCEKTKILLEKLHERKNLYLTPTNCHGKFVIRFVIAGIDPQEGDIEFAWKEFQTVVNSIVTRDDQISMMETNIIEKKKGDEETAWMEISHDQNVEKIK